One Aegilops tauschii subsp. strangulata cultivar AL8/78 chromosome 7, Aet v6.0, whole genome shotgun sequence genomic window carries:
- the LOC109765632 gene encoding uncharacterized protein, giving the protein MPPRPRSSSGYRGVRLRSSGVYYAEIRSGDTRLVLGTFDNAHEAARAYDTAAWHLGRPRSQMNFFDTRTRQQAHDLRKRERRLHIAEADEHTMAVWRERSPLDVAAENEFWAQRRAERAVRRADKRARKELAEAQLDNPASTWDSEDPRWLDAFTSSDYTTEEDEE; this is encoded by the exons CGGGCTACCGCGGCGTCCGCCTCCGCTCGTCCGGCGTGTATTACGCGGAGATCCGCTCCGGTGATACACGCCTCGTGCTCGGAACATTCGACAACGCCCATGAGGCCGCTCGCGCGTACGACACGGCGGCGTGGCACCTCGGGCGGCCTCGCTCGCAGATGAATTTCTTCGACACGCGGACGCGCCAGCAGGCGCACGATCTC CGGAAGCGGGAGCGCCGCCTCCACATTGCCGAGGCGGACGAGCACACCATGGCGGTGTGGCGCGAGCGCTCCCCGCTGGATGTCGCTGCCGAGAACGAGTTCTGGGCGCAGAGGAGAGCGGAGCGAGCCGTGCGTCGGGCGGACAAGCGTGCGCGGAAGGAACTGGCGGAAGCCCAGCTCGACAACCCGGCGTCAACCTGGGACAGTGAAGATCCTCGGTGGCTCGACGCGTTTACGTCGTCAGACTACACCACCGAGGAGGACGAGGAGTAG